The DNA segment GAATGCCCTCCTGTAAATTGCAGAAACTGTTTGCATCACAGTAAATTTATTTGGCGAAAACCAAGGTGGCAGTCATCTGCTATCGAGAGGAAAACTGCACAGCAACAATGATTTTTCTTAATGTCAGATGCAGTACCACGTGCACACTCTCTGGACTGTTAATGCGGATCTGATCCAGAATGATGAAGGCCTCCATGGCCTCCTTCGCAGTGCAACACGGCAGCAGTGGAGCTCCCTCACAAGTGACATTGTCGCGTGTGAAGAGGTACCAGAGCAAAAACTGCAAACAGTGCAAGACGAGTGCACAGTTCCActccaataaaaaaaatgggaggATCACGCGACCAGAACCAAGGGAAACACCTCAGAGACGCCCTCTGGAGAGAAAATAGAAAGACAAGTGACACACCAATCAGCGACACAATTGAAACTGTGCAAAACTGTATTCAGCTGGCAGGCCAACAGTGGCGCGAATCCACGCAAATTTCAGGCGGTTACTTGGCTCTACAGATCCCCCCGGCCCCAAACTAACAAGTCCCAGATGCGGGTATAGCCAGAAGTACCGACAAAGCCGCTGCCATCAGGAAAAGCCTGGCTGACCGGGGGCGATACAGAAGAGCAAAGTGAACAGTTGACAAGAGAAGGCTTGAAAACATACCCTAGCAAAAGGCCTTCACCGTCCAGCTACAAACCCTGCATAGTGCCCCGCGCGCACAGTTAAATGCGGCACATTTAACGGTGGATGCTTTCCAGTTGAGTAGAATATCTTCACCTGCGCTCCTAATGTACAAAAAGCTGCCTGATTGAAAACACTTTGTATTTTTGGACCTTTTCGTAACCTATGTCGGTATGGTCCTTTGGTTTGCGAACCCCTCTCTTGGGATCTggatttggtttatggaggtttaacgtcccaaagtgactccggctatgagggatgccgcagtgaggaaatccggaaatttggaccacctggggttttctaatgtgcactgacatcgcacagtacataggcctctagaatttcgcctccctcgaaattcgacccccgcagcccggatcgaacccgagtctttcaaggcagcagccgagcaccataaccaccgagccaccgcggcggcttcaaattAATGAGGTTTCACAGCACCAGAAGCAGAATTAGTTTCCACACTGGTTATTGTTTCATGGTGCAATCCCTGTCAGCCGAGTATACAGCGACTACAGCTCCACTGAAGAGCACGGCAGCGTCAGTGCAACACGAGTGGTCCAGTACGGGGACATGCTACATTCAGAAGCATTCAGCAAGATTTAAACGTGAGAAAGTTTCAAAAGTCAACAGTGCAGTGTTTGGTCAGCAAATTAAACACAGATGTAGTGCAGCAATGACAACATGACAAACAAGATTGGAAAAGTGTTGTCACTTTAATGCTGCATCTGTTTCTAAATACAGAATAAACCGATTAGTCCAGTCACATATGTCTTGCAAGTGTTGCCAACGTACCGTAGTTACAAGATTGCAAGTCAACCCCCATATCGCATGTCAGGAAAAATAACAAGAAACGCGTGCCTGCAAGCAcgttccaaaatgaaaatgtattaggcACTAGACTACGTGTCCACGCTTGCACCATCACCTCGCTAGTGCTGCCGTCATCatcactgctgcggtcccacagcacgtcgttctaacatcaTTGACCCAGTGAAATCCCCAACTTTGCAAACATCCGCACCACGGCATCGCGtaaaacagctgaaaattttgcctcgctgcagccgcCACACGTGCATCACCCGTGCCGAAAAGTCTAACTTGCGGCCAGTcacgcagttgttcgtttcttcggcataaaggacggcagccatcttgaatgtcgCCATGAATGAGTGCCGAACACTTACCAGCCCTGGAgtacaaatgatgactgacgaagcactacactAAAAACTGGTAAAACGTGGGCAGTCAAATATGTcaaacagagccaaagagaaactaggCATGAGCGGCACTGGCTCTTCCAAGTGCTGCCATTCCGAGTGGTGGTGCTCCCACGGCTGGagcagcagcccttccatcaactatcgacactcCCATGAGCGCCAAATGCGCAGTTAAAggttaaaaagaaatgaaaaacccTACCAAACAAGCGCgcagaatagccgaatgctactaggtaaagccgtagagcaaacataaAATAGCAAACACCCTGTAGCATCCCAGGTATCTtgtttgtcttgcctttatttatggaGCCATGCTTTGATTTGATTGTAACTTGAGCCCCACTTTGGATTTTCCAATTtcaaaaataggtcgacttataATCACGCAAAAAATGGTCTACCAGAGCGCATTATTCTAGAACTCTCAACAAGTGTGTGGAGCACTGTACAGGCTGCATCCCAATAATGAACTATTGGGGACAGAACTGCCCAGGACGCGGCTCCAATGGCCGGAGCAGGGAAAACTGCATCGCAGCGCTATCTAGTGATGATTCACCTGGTTCAAGATCAAAAATAAGCGCATGCGCATCCTAGCTTGCCTACAAGTGTGTACTGGCTGAACGCCTTGACACGAGTTGCTTTTTGCCCATGAATCTTCCACGAGATACCACCAGGAAGGCATTGGTTGAAAGCGTCTGCTGCGGTGGTCGCAAGGCAGTTGTCATGGCTTTCGCCGAGCCAGAGCGGTATACTCTTAATCAAGCGTGCATTGAATGGCAAcatttttttccccgttttttTCTGACTGCGTCTCTTTTTGCAGTCTTTTCCCAGACAGTCGAACATAGACTATGTGGAAAGGGAAATTTGTGCCCCGTGCCCTGGGAAGCGTTATCTGAATTTGATAGCGCATCACAGAGGCATTACATAGTGGCATCTCATGGAAGGTTCCGGGGCGAATAGCAACTCACGCGAAcgagccagcaagtacaggcctGCACCCAAGCTAGGGCGCAAGCTTTATCTCGAACCAGGCCAAACATCACTAGATGGCGCAGTAATGCCGTCTGACTTGCTCCGGTTGGCGGAGCCACGTCCTGGGCACTTCTCTCCGCAATAGCACAGTGCACCAGCAATGTGCAGTGggctacaaaaagaaaaactaagaCTAACTAACGGCTCTCAAGCAAGGTGCATGTGCCCACCTGGCTTCTAAGTCTATGCGACTATACATCAGTGCAAGTGCTGCCTCTACTACCTAGCAGATGTGGCAAGGTAGAACTTTCTTTTTACAGGGAAGATTGCTGCTTGAGCACTCCACACAAATGTGACGTTAGCTGCGAGCTGTGCACCACATGGGTCCATCAACAAACAACTTGAAAAATGGGTTCCCTCCTCAAATTTGATATGAATGCCAAGAGAAGTTAAGAAAGATAAATAGCCTTACGCCAGCTGTTGGTTCTCGAGGCTTGTCGGGGTTTTCACTGAAATCTCCAATGGGAACATCATCGGATATACACTGTATCTTTGCACGCAATTCAAGCAATGTTTGGCTGCCAAGCACTGCTACTTCTGACAGGATCTGAAAAATAAAGGAGGCAGCTGCAGTTGCACAACGACCAGGATAATGCCCCATCATCCTAAACATGAACAAACACCAAAATGCTTTTAACGAGCATCAAATACCATAACCATCAAAACAAAATGGTTGGAAGAACTCTACAGTAAGCCCTTGAGAATATTGAGCCAGCAGAATATGCCCCTATGAAAATATCTGCCATGGGGTGCACAAAACTCGCAGGGTACAAACTACCTCCATGTTTTACAGTGCACTGTTACTGCTTTACCACTGCCATAATGCCATTACAGAGAagggcaattaaaaaaaaataagagcattTTCACTTTCTGTTAATTCCAATTACAAAATACTGGCTGGCTTGCTCtattttcaatgcatttaaaAGCCACCTTGTTCAACTTGATTTCACTAACCCATATTTTTAATCTTATACTTTTAACATAATCGATGCACATATGTGAATGCGGGAGCCGCACAACTAGTCATGCGGTACATACCGCGAGCAGTGAGAAGTGGCGCAGTCTGCACGTCACCAATTTCATGATCACTGGTTGTGCTGGCTGTATGCACAGGGAGCAGAGACTTTAAGACAAACTTGAAGTAATCAGAAAATATGTTCGTTTTATCAGTCCCaactttgggctcagcagcctaacaccataaccactgcacCACAGCACTGGGTAAGCCCTAAattcaacaaaaaaaatgctCTCCACATTGTTTCAACGCGGGCTGCTTCTCCCATAGCAGACACAAGGCAGGTTCTAGTTCTGAATGAAAATGGCGTGGCCTTTCTCTTGCTTTTTGTGCAGAAAGTTTCAAAAGCAACATGCCAAGAATGTAACAAAACTGCTCACCGTGAAAGGAAAGTCATTACAACCCCTGTGCACTTTAGTAAAACAAACTGGTGCTTTGATGGGCTTGAAGACCTGTACTGTCAGTATAACTTCCCCACTGGGAACCCTCTCGGTATCTGGGGGCTCGACATGAGAGTGTTCGTTCACCAGGTTCTTGGAGCAAGGGAACGAAATAAAACAAAAGGAAACATGTGAACAGACAAGATAAAGTTAACTCATGTTTTCTGCATTAATGCTTACTGCCTGCACAATGAACCACTCTACAATAAGCAATCACAGTACTGTTAACCCCTGAATAAGGCGGGCGAAGGAAAGTTGGAGGGTGAGGCATGAATGGATTCTAAGAGCCCCAGGAACACCAAAAAACTCCAAGGAACCCAATAACTCTGTTCAACTCAGTTTGAGAACCATTGCTAATAGTAATGACACTGGCATTGAACATTAATTCAGCACGGAAGCGGCAATCTTAAATGCAGGAAAAGTACATACAAAAGCCTCTCATTAGAAAAGTACCTTATACTAGCTTCACTTGAAGGCTAATCAAACCTACAGAGTATTTATTTACGTACCACACTTGTGAGCGGACAAGACCTGCGCACGAGAGAAGCTTCCTTGTAGCGATATGTCATATCTTGTTGCTGCTTCTGCAACTTTTTTTCCAGTTCCCTGCACATAAGTATTCATAAGCTTGTGTTACTTATCACTCGTAATCAGTCACGTCTTTCTTTAATGATGATTTCAGCAGAGGTACACAGATATGTCCAACATTACATCAGTAGACTGCAGTGAACTGAAAAATATAGGCTAAAATCGAACGAATCCACCGAAGAACTCACTTTATGGTGTTCAGGTCAGTGACTTCTGGAACTTCTGTACTGTCCAGCTTTTCTAGCCCACAGCAAAGCTTGTCTGGgctgaaaagaaaggaaaaaaactcgcaggacggtTATGACTTATGTAACGCGAGAtacagcgatagctgtgtaggcatttagttttggcaggcggctctcccaaacagagccacccataGGGTTATGCGAACAAGGTTGACCGTGATATAAGGTGAGTGCATTAATGACCGGTGGCTACGTTAATGACATCCGCCAATTACGCCATCGGTGacgaaagccagggacgggcaccGAACAGCTATCGTTGTAAAACACAAGGAAATCCTAAATGAAATTTGATGACTACCCAGCCGAAAATACAACAGGGTCTAATTGAGAAATTCCCAATTGTGCTTCTGGAACCAATTGGAACTCTCCCAATTGGACCATACAATTGGTCGCAAAACACAGTTGGTTCCAGTTGGAGCCTGTAAGAACAGCTGAACATCTGTTGGCTCCCAACTGAAGCGGAAGCTCGAAGTGGGCACAGGCGAGCATGCATGACACATAAGCCATTGGAACACTAAAACCCAGAAGAGGCGACAAAAAACAAGAGTGCTCAATCTATGTCCACTAAAATGAATTTTTGTCAGTGTTATTTACCATTCAGTGGATCCTCCTCCTGGAACCAGTGGCGCTGGTTCATTCAGTAAAGTTCAGCACGACCAGAGAGATAGTggaaatgatgaaaacaattTAGTAAATTaagcagatatttttttttcaggaaactcATTTTTTCGCTCTTCTGTGCCTGTACAGAGCAATATAGAGAACTCAGTCATGAAATCAGGTTTCCAATTGGAAGCTCCAAATATGCACTCCAATTGCACCCCCCAACTGGATGATCCAATTGAGCTGCTCAGTTGGAGTCGTGAGTTCAATTGCCTGACCCATTGAGTCCATTTGTTTCCAAGTGGATACAATTGGTACGCATGCCCTATTGGACCCAATGGTATTTTTTTCTAGGTGAATTGTATAACTGCCAGTACCGTATTGCTCAAAATTAAGTACTGCTACTTGAATTTCAGGTCAGATAGAATACTGTTAGTGGAATATTGCACCGAGCAAACCAAAAATCAGatgattatggtttatgggggtttaacatccctgTAAGGGATCGATGATCCGCGGGGTCATTAGGACCGGTCACCCGGTCTCTGTATACCACAGCTGCAGGCTCCcctcgaacccccccccccccccccccttggtcCCGGGCGGCGGTGGAGCGCGCTGAAGAGAAGCACCCATCTTGGGGTCAAGCACCCCTGACAACGATGGCCGCACACTTGATTTTCGCACGCTGGAAGCCCCCTCGTATTGACAAACACCGGACGCGATGCGACCTTGCGACAAACAACTCGTGGGAAAATCTTGAAAAATAGTAGTCTTGTCAATGAGGGGAGCAATGGGAATGACGGATGGACCGCAGCAGCCAGATTTGAGAACCCCATCGAACGGGTATCAGCATGGAATTTAAGCCACGCATGTTCCTCTAGAACGCTGATCCCTCAGGGAAAGTCGGGACTGAGAGGGCAGTCGCACACAGCGAAAGCACCCCACCGGAGACTGATGACAGCTCTAATTGCGGAACGGCACCCGGGTTGACGAGCTACGACGAAACCGATTGCTAATCCCCCTGGGAAAGTCGGGACCGAGCAATGTACCATTTTTGGTGTTGTTTACTTTAGGGAAAGGGTTATATGCCTTACGGACATTGGAGGGCCGGCCATACACCTGTTTAACCAATCACGTTTATAGTTTGATGTGTTTGGACGCTACTGAATATGGCccgggcctttaggtctttaaaaccagggcccggagccctggaaGATCGTTCTCggctaaggtcagatgtaatgcatcttcagctatgccgagtaggggcctcccctagtgttagcgaGTTCCACATTTTTGTTGTTTAACTTTTTTGCCACTTTAATTGTCTCTCGAGTATCAACATGTTTATAATGTAAATATCTGTATATAAAACAAATCAAGCAACCGTCTCTGGCGGTGGGGCACCTCTGGTGCGAAGAAGATAACGAGACTAGTAAGGCTTGCAAGAGAGACCTTACAACTTTACTGTTCCCAAAGTgaatcaggctatgagtgacgccgtagtgacggtctccagaaatttcgactgcctgcggttctttaacatgcactgacaccgcacagtacacgggcctctagaatttcacctctatcgaattCAACCGATGGGGCTGTGATCGAACGgacgtctttcgggtcggcagctgaacgccataaccactgaaacACCACGGTGGCTGTTCAAATCTTGATGCAATGCAAACTAAGCATCCTGACGCATCATAACACATGACCACCATTAATGTAGTTCAAGCTTTGGAAAAATACGAGACATAAGCATAGTTCTAAAATGCTTTCACACGGTGAACGCAAGTCCTGGGTGCACTCGAACCTGTTCATTGAGGGTTAGCAAGCAGGAAACAAATGCAGAATTATACCAAGCCCTATAAAAAGGCCCTGACTTGATTTAGATGTAAGACATGTTTTTAGTGTAATGGCTCGTTTCAAGAATATTGCAGGTGACTAAGGACTAAAAGATGATCCTTTTTGTGAGTAACATGTCAACATGATAAAGTGAGGTGTAGATTGTGCATGCTAGCTTAAAAGGTTGCTCCCTACTGATTTCTTTCCTTTGACATTCTGTGGGGACATCGAGTGCTGCAAGTCTTTTGCTGCACCTGCCACAAATAGCAGGTTGACTCGATTTGACCACAAAAGATGCAGGTATGTCTTATTCGCTGCCAGCATGAAGCTACTACAAAATTTCCTATCGCCTCTTATGCCTGCGGTCTAAAAGGTgctctaaagaggaatctgaactcgtatttttaccgcaggaacactgcctacacgttccgggcattcttagaaactctGAAATATTGTCATATGCGGCCGATtgtcctaattaaatcggattaaacgtcccggctcccgcctttttttttaactcaacgcggtaggtaggcggagtcaaccaacgtgtggaTTGCCTTTCAACCAGTCtagtggcggcttcactttcgcttttatcgtgtttttaggtttctgtgaataaatagcttcagtcacagacaatatagctgcAAATCAGGTTCacgaaaaaaaacatacaagtggactctttgatttacataTCACTACGCTTATGGCAGAGCGGtgagccgccacgggactggctgacgcattGGTTAACTCCTCCTACCTATcgtgttgagttaaaaaaaaagggcgggagccgggacgtttaatccgatttaattagggcaattggCCGCACTGGACAATAATGTGAAGTTTCTaggaatgcccggaacgtgtggATAGAGTTCCCACGGcaaaaagatgagttcagattcctctttagtgcaccttgaACTGCAGATGAACTACACAGACCTGACTTGATATTTCTCAGCTCCCTCCTTTGTTTATGTAAGCAAATGACAACTTTTTCAAAAGACAAGGTTTTAAACATGTCCTTTGAAGTTCCTGCCAAATTGAAAACAGACAGATTTTTTTACTGGCTCTGTCCTAAAAAATGAAAAGCTATATACCCAGTGGGAAAGATTTTCTTAGAGATATTAAGATTACACCACACTGTTTGGTCACATAGATGCTTCATAATAATCTGACAATTATGTCTGCCTGGTGCTAAATTTCACAGAGGTATAGcgctgtttttacataatccacAGTTATAATGCAGTTGCAACAACCCTTCTCAGATAACTTTTAAAACAAAACTAGTTTGAATAGGGCTGGTTTTAGAAAACACTGTAAATATGTGAGCTGCACCATCAGCTATATCAAGATAGCTCGCATCTGACGTCACAGGCGCCATGATGGTGAACTACGCATAGCTTCGGCAGTGCAGGCCAGAACAGGTTTCAATAAGCAGACTGCCGAAAAGTGGTCCTTTTCAGATATCTTCTGTCTCACGAGAATGGCAACTGCTGCGACGTCACTGCCAGATATATGTAACGCTTCAATGTGTTCACAAAGGAAGTCAACCTGCAAGTCGCCCTTTGTGATGTCTTTCACCAGATGTGCAATGTGTTCCCGAGCTTAGTTACCAGTGGCAGTGTGCTCTGTTTTTCACCAAGAACAGCACAGAATCATGGCTAAGAATCATTTACCAACTAACTCAACTCTCCATTCTACTACAGTGGGGTGAATGCTTGCCCTATTAAACCCCATATACCAATACCGTTTATTATACTCCTGCTGTTGATATGGTTGGTTAAAATGGTGACTGTGTTTAATAGGTCACACATACAGAGAACCAACAGCGGCCTTTGTCATGCATGCAAAGGTTCGTCATAACAGCAGCAATTTTATTCGCTGTACAACAAATGTTCTGGTTCCTTTCTATGAGCCCAGTCAATACTTAGAGACGCGTGCGCTTAGTGATATTGATCACTTCACGAACCGCGTCTAACAGATACGCATCGCAGCGAAAAGCACAGTGACCAGACCAATACATCTGTAGACGCCCTCATGACATACACAATACGGTGACCGGGAGCGAAAAGCACATTAGATTTGCACAGGGCACCTCCACGAAGTTTACATAAAtcacgacgaagaacgcggcgcgtCTGAACAGCGTTCGATCTTCAAGAACACATTCCAATGAAACGCGCAGCGCTCGGGCCATCACAACCACTAGGCTCCATCTGAAAACAGCTCGGAAGCTAATGTCAACTACAGGCCTTAAAACAAGCTTGTCTAGCTCTGGCACATTTGACCAACATAGGGACTGCGTCGAACACTTAGCAGTGTGCTGCCCGTTTGCTTCAGTAGCAACTGCAGCTTAACTAAACTTTTCATGTCATTTATGCATTCACAGGCTATGACACAAGGGATGACCGCACTGCTggacgcgaaacgctaagacTACGATGCAAaacttgcagaaaaaaatgaacgCTATACTCACCGAAACTCGTCCTCCAAACGTTTTAGCTCAGATTCCGAGATATTCATAGCTTTCCTGATAGCTTCCCCGATATTCATGCCATCGAATTCGTAATATCGCGATGCTTCCAAGGGGTTTGTCCATTGTTTCTTGAACTCTGCCACTTTCACGGGCTCGCTGATAAATTCACGACAGTTGGGCTCGTGAACTGCATccatgagctgaaaaaaaaaattaactgttgTCAGCGTTAAAAGATACTTGCAGCCAGTTCTTGGCGCCTTGCTTTGAACACACACCGCTCCCGTTACTTCTCGCTTCAATGTAGTTGGGGAGTGCGTCCCTCAGCTCGTTGCCTACTGacagtgctgccaacctcgaaagccacttctcCCCCAAATTTTCACTCAAACTTCCCTAGATTTCTCTAGATGCgaaaaaaatattcaggcatgtaaaaaaggtgcgtagttgaattgtgaactcTTTTATTACGCAGAGACCCTCTTACTACACTTTGGTAGCAACTTTGATTACAATAACACAttgatttcccatgcaaactcgcgtaccacgtgatcacgggtaaagaaaacattagttaatatcaaagcctaataaatcctggcctaagccctgaaatgaacgaaaatctcgcagtgaacacttacgctcaccggctgcagtcaaagagcgaggGAAAATCCACTTTGTGCGCAAATGCTGGCGTGGacaaacaaacgctaaaacataagacacgtcattcgggtggcatcccgactgagtttcactcctgcatacacatttcttttttcatgaggccaattaagcgttctttcactgcaaagtcataaaaGTTGGCCCCTCTTAGAACCCGCttggcgtgaagcgtagctgccagggtttgcgtcatcaagctgtttctggtctttgttttcatcaggttgatctgagagaaaactctccccactgttgcactggagtgcggcaaacagagaagcttgtaGACGAAGTCGCTCAAGAGAGGGAACGTTGGGCTCCCATCTCCTTGCCAGGCGTCTCTCACTCGTTTCCAAAAGCGTTGAACGCTCGCATCTGCCGGCAGGTCCATTTCTCTTttgcggagcagtctccattctgcttcaattttgttcatttctctttctggcaccaCAGAAGGAAATGATGTGGCAAGTGGGGCTATCGAATAAATccgcttttcgatgacaacttgcGGGTCGATTGCCTCCAGTCTCTTGATCTGGACGTTGTCCAATGGGAATCTGGTTAATATCTGGCTTGCCGCTTCAATATAAAATTCCAAACATCTGAGGCGGAAGTTATGAGTAATGGTTCGGTCTATGCCGTGAGGTTCCGACAGTGCCGACATCACTTTTCCGCCGAGGTATATCTCCTCAAGAGGTATGAAGTTCTTTGGGTCTCTGTACGGTACACGCTCCAACGGTACATCCCGCAAACAGATCGGCTTTATGTCACGctaagtcgagggcatctcctttgtgaccgagaccgctacccccacacgctctaagggtgtctggcagtgcacgcaaaagtgcgcgaagtggtgacacacgCCTGCGAGACTTCATATGAAGTCGCCTAAGCTGTTGTGAAAGAGCAACGACTCTTTCTGCTTGCATCCGGGTCGACTTGGGCCTCAAGAAGACTAACCACTTCACCTTCAACTGGCGAGTCACGGGGACTGGTTCTAAGGAGACTCGTCACGAATTTTTCTACGGAATTTCACCGGAACCCAGCCAAGAGAGTCCAACCTAGACCAGCCCTTCCAACAAGCAGCCCACCTTTAGATTAAAGTGCTGAGACAATTCGTTTGTAATTTCCTCTCTCTGCTCAATTGAATTTTTTTAACTGTtctaattgtgttctcatttgatgttactgcttGTATCGTTGTCCTAGTTTCCCTCTTTGTATGtttatatatgttttactagatctgtttttttttaaacctctttggctttgttcttgtattttccTATGTACGAAGccctccttatgtaataccctgtgaaggggcggggccttaagggaaaaataaatgatgatgatgatgatgacgtcgtGACGAAGAATGTGAGGTGCAGATTGACTGGAGTAGCAAATTCAATCTGCTCCTctgaagcggagaaaaaagcagaatccACCGTTCTCGCcggcctacagaagaatggctacacacgtggctttattcagcgCGTTGGTCGCCAGTCAAGCTCAGAGGACAGGGGAACCAGCTAACAATGAGACAACGAAACGTGCGTGTTGTGCTTCtatatgtgaggggaaccagcgaggcactcgcacgcattctgAGAAAACATGGAATCGACATAGGCTCACGAACCTGTTTCGACAACAAGCCGCTTCTTGCAACGACCGAAAAACCGtgtcccagagaaaaacaaccaggtgtcgtttacaaaatcttATGATCAAAGTGCCCGGCaccatacattggcgaaacaaaaaacctccaccaaagaataaggcaacacaaaaatgacatccggcaaatgaattcagaatctaactccctcgccgaacactgcgagcgcgccgaccacaggatagccttcgaggaggtgagcgtcttggccgtggagccaaaccggttcaagaggcgactgcggagtcatggcacatccggctgacAAAGGTGTCGATGAATAGCACTCGAGCAACTCtctcctccgcgtacgttagtgcatggagtgcgccacgcgctaacaaacggagaacgaaggcagcaacccgctgctgctggcacactttcgtcacccctgaagaagagacCGCGTTGGTCCAGAAACCTTgtctaaagttaaaaatattggttggcgtcagtttcctcTAAACACACCCAACTACCTTCAGCCGTGATTTCGAGGAATCGTGCTTCTTGGACAGCGTGCTTCTGGTACTGCTAAAGCTAGACTGTTCCAGGAACCGACCAGGAAATTCGAAGCAAAGGAAGCGTCCCAACTTTTGCCTAGGCAGAT comes from the Amblyomma americanum isolate KBUSLIRL-KWMA chromosome 1, ASM5285725v1, whole genome shotgun sequence genome and includes:
- the LOC144114225 gene encoding snRNA-activating protein complex subunit 3-like; translated protein: MDAVHEPNCREFISEPVKVAEFKKQWTNPLEASRYYEFDGMNIGEAIRKAMNISESELKRLEDEFRPDKLCCGLEKLDSTEVPEVTDLNTIKELEKKLQKQQQDMTYRYKEASLVRRSCPLTSVNLVNEHSHVEPPDTERVPSGEVILTVQVFKPIKAPVCFTKVHRGCNDFPFTILSEVAVLGSQTLLELRAKIQCISDDVPIGDFSENPDKPREPTAGEVYKSGFFFIGDTFYNDMSDPSCRDYSEVIIEWAKKPRRGLGPFKKAIMEDVTFEQLEIRLGYPYVYVHQGSCEHLLVFSDIRMHHAHDSQHLLDYPFVVKNFPVGKRVLCNLCRKSTAKWVTIGNRRVPDDPFFFCAVCFRKFNYTADNKKIGSFQAFPYKDWNAAV